Proteins encoded by one window of Amaranthus tricolor cultivar Red isolate AtriRed21 chromosome 4, ASM2621246v1, whole genome shotgun sequence:
- the LOC130809683 gene encoding DEAD-box ATP-dependent RNA helicase 13-like isoform X2: protein MGKLSKQTPKSEELNLDALPWNSSLSITNNLEGGFLSLEEIDESQYNLTIPDSGKEVEVNLKKRKRVVEDKVDDGNIKIDEEKKKKKKKKNMTKNVPTQVFETNVDELMDEDEFNAWHELRLHPLLMKEIYKLGFKQPTAIQKACIPAAAHQGKDVIGAAETGSGKTLAFGLPIFQRLLDEQEKVVNKQTLEDLDVAEIIAPRGLLRALIITPTRELALQVTDHLKAAAKSTKFRVVAIVGGMSTEKQERLLKARPEIIVGTPGRLWELMSGGEKHLVELHSLSFFVLDEADRMIENGHFHELQFIIDMLPANSGAIEKCSQDVQNCTTVSSFQRKKRQTLVFSATIALSADFRKKLKRGTVKLKQSATYGLSSLEALSERAGLRPEAAIFDLTSESIMTSNLVESFLECSEEDKDAYLYYMLRVHGLGRTIVFCSKNNASRHVAALLSTLDISVSVLNGERQQRARLKALDNFRKNKNGILVASDVAARGLDLPGVRMVIHYQLPRSAEVYVHRSGRTARASTDGCSILLVSSNERSKFPFLCKSFGKDTLQRFPIDDSYMPEVRKRLSLARQIIKISLKDSKEKVKDSWIKRNAESIGLDMEENDSEEERVDKCRQKKSTVMQLKKLQQELNVLLSRPLQPKSFSHRFLAGAGVSPMLQHQLEEIAQQKGSNDRSLKDNKRNLVMIGQVCVEPLQALRNRRAGPEACLNMNINDLAEKHRDMEKLRRKRKEAKRRDCHLIPLPMVF, encoded by the exons ATGGGAAAACTTAGCAAGCAAACACCTAAATCCGAAGAACTCAATCTCGATGCCCTTCCATGGAATTCTTCGCTCTCTATTACTAACAACCTTGAAGGag GGTTTTTGTCATTGGAAGAGATTGACGAGTCCCAGTACAATTTGACGATTCCTGATTCTGGAAAAGAAGTAGAAGTTAATTTGAAGAAAAGGAAGCGAGTAGTTGAAGACAAAGTTGATGATGGTAACATTAAGattgatgaagaaaagaagaagaagaagaaaaagaagaacatGACGAAAAATGTACCAACTCAAG TTTTCGAGACCAACGTTGACGAGTTAATGGATGAAGATGAATTCAATGCTTGGCATGAGCTGAGGCTTCACCCACTTCTTATGAAAGAAATATACAAGCTTGGATTTAAGCAGCCAACAGCAATTCAAAAGGCCTGTATTCCTGCCGCTGCTCATCAGGGAAAG GATGTTATTGGTGCTGCAGAGACTGGTTCTGGGAAGACTCTTGCTTTTGGTTTGCCCATCTTCCAACGCCTTCTTGATGAGCAAGAAAAGGTGGTGAACAAACAGACCCTAGAAGATCTGGATGTTGCTGAGATAATCGCACCAAGAGGCCTGTTACGAGCTTTAATAATAACCCCTACAAGGGAACTTGCCCTACAG GTTACTGATCATCTCAAAGCAGCAGCGAAATCTACCAAATTTCGGGTGGTTGCTATTGTTGGTGGGATGTCAACAGAGAAGCAAGAGAGGCTTTTAAAAGCTAGGCCTGAAATTATTGTTGGCACACCTGGTAGGCTGTGGGAACTTATGTCAGGAGGAGAGAAACACCTTGTTGAG TTACATTCATTGTCTTTCTTTGTGCTGGATGAAGCAGATCGGATGATTGAGAATGGACATTTTCATGAGTTACAGTTCATAATTGACATGCTTCCTGCAAATAGTGGAGCTATTGAGAAGTGTTCCCAGGATGTGCAGAATTGCACAACTGTCTCTAGCTTCCAGAGGAAAAAACGTCAAACTCTAGTGTTTTCTGCAACAATTGCATTATCTGCCGACTTCCGTAAAAAGCTAAAACGTGGAACCGTTAAACTAAAACAGTCAGCAACGTATGGATTGTCATCTCTAGAAGCTTTATCAGAAAGAGCAGGATTGAGACCTGAAGCTGCAATTTTTGATTTGACCAGTGAATCAATAATGACTAGCAATCTTGTGGAGTCCTTTCTTGA GTGTAGTGAAGAAGACAAGGATGCCTACTTGTATTACATGTTGCGTGTTCATGGCCTAGGCCGGACAATTGTTTTCTGCTCAAAAAATAATGCCTCACGTCATGTTGCTGCCCTTTTAAGCACCCTTGACATCAGTGTTTCTGTCCTTAATGGTGAGAGGCAGCAGCGAGCTCGATTAAAG GCACTTGATAACTTTCGCAAGAATAAGAATGGAATACTTGTAGCTAGTGATGTTGCTGCCAGAGGACTGGACCTACCTGGAGTTCGTATGGTTATCCACTATCAGCTTCCACGTTCAGCAGAA GTTTATGTCCATAGAAGTGGACGAACTGCTAGAGCTTCTACTGATGGATGCAGTATATTACTAGTCTCATCAAATGAGAGATCAAAATTTCCCTTTCTGTGCAAATCTTTTGGCAAG GATACTCTTCAGCGTTTTCCTATTGATGACTCTTACATGCCAGAAGTTAGGAAGCGGTTATCTCTTGCACGTCAAATAATTAAGATTTCATTGAAAGACTCAAAG GAAAAAGTAAAGGACAGCTGGATCAAACGCAATGCTGAGTCAATAGGACTAGATATGGAAGAAAATGACAGTGAAGAAGAAAGAGTTGACAAATGCAGGCAAAAGAAATCTACCGTAATGCAGTTGAAGAAACTCCAGCAG GAGCTCAACGTGCTGCTATCACGTCCACTGCAGCCAAAGTCCTTTTCGCATCGCTTCTTGGCTGGG GCTGGTGTTTCCCCTATGCTGCAGCATCAACTAGAAGAGATAGCTCAGCAGAAAGGGAGCAACGACAGAAGTCTAAAAGATAACAAAAGGAATTTAGTTATGATTGGTCAGGTTTGTGTAGAGCCTCTCCAGGCACTTCGGAATCGGAGGGCTGGTCCTGAG GCATGCCTGAATATGAATATCAATGATCTCGCAGAGAAGCACCGAGACATGGAGAAGTTGAGAAGAAAACGAAAAGAGGCCAAAAGAAGAGACTGCCACTTGATCCCCCTCCCTATGGTTTTTTAA
- the LOC130809683 gene encoding DEAD-box ATP-dependent RNA helicase 13-like isoform X1: MGKLSKQTPKSEELNLDALPWNSSLSITNNLEGGFLSLEEIDESQYNLTIPDSGKEVEVNLKKRKRVVEDKVDDGNIKIDEEKKKKKKKKNMTKNVPTQVFETNVDELMDEDEFNAWHELRLHPLLMKEIYKLGFKQPTAIQKACIPAAAHQGKDVIGAAETGSGKTLAFGLPIFQRLLDEQEKVVNKQTLEDLDVAEIIAPRGLLRALIITPTRELALQVTDHLKAAAKSTKFRVVAIVGGMSTEKQERLLKARPEIIVGTPGRLWELMSGGEKHLVELHSLSFFVLDEADRMIENGHFHELQFIIDMLPANSGAIEKCSQDVQNCTTVSSFQRKKRQTLVFSATIALSADFRKKLKRGTVKLKQSATYGLSSLEALSERAGLRPEAAIFDLTSESIMTSNLVESFLECSEEDKDAYLYYMLRVHGLGRTIVFCSKNNASRHVAALLSTLDISVSVLNGERQQRARLKALDNFRKNKNGILVASDVAARGLDLPGVRMVIHYQLPRSAEVYVHRSGRTARASTDGCSILLVSSNERSKFPFLCKSFGKDTLQRFPIDDSYMPEVRKRLSLARQIIKISLKDSKEKVKDSWIKRNAESIGLDMEENDSEEERVDKCRQKKSTVMQLKKLQQELNVLLSRPLQPKSFSHRFLAGAGVSPMLQHQLEEIAQQKGSNDRSLKDNKRNLVMIGQVCVEPLQALRNRRAGPEQACLNMNINDLAEKHRDMEKLRRKRKEAKRRDCHLIPLPMVF; this comes from the exons ATGGGAAAACTTAGCAAGCAAACACCTAAATCCGAAGAACTCAATCTCGATGCCCTTCCATGGAATTCTTCGCTCTCTATTACTAACAACCTTGAAGGag GGTTTTTGTCATTGGAAGAGATTGACGAGTCCCAGTACAATTTGACGATTCCTGATTCTGGAAAAGAAGTAGAAGTTAATTTGAAGAAAAGGAAGCGAGTAGTTGAAGACAAAGTTGATGATGGTAACATTAAGattgatgaagaaaagaagaagaagaagaaaaagaagaacatGACGAAAAATGTACCAACTCAAG TTTTCGAGACCAACGTTGACGAGTTAATGGATGAAGATGAATTCAATGCTTGGCATGAGCTGAGGCTTCACCCACTTCTTATGAAAGAAATATACAAGCTTGGATTTAAGCAGCCAACAGCAATTCAAAAGGCCTGTATTCCTGCCGCTGCTCATCAGGGAAAG GATGTTATTGGTGCTGCAGAGACTGGTTCTGGGAAGACTCTTGCTTTTGGTTTGCCCATCTTCCAACGCCTTCTTGATGAGCAAGAAAAGGTGGTGAACAAACAGACCCTAGAAGATCTGGATGTTGCTGAGATAATCGCACCAAGAGGCCTGTTACGAGCTTTAATAATAACCCCTACAAGGGAACTTGCCCTACAG GTTACTGATCATCTCAAAGCAGCAGCGAAATCTACCAAATTTCGGGTGGTTGCTATTGTTGGTGGGATGTCAACAGAGAAGCAAGAGAGGCTTTTAAAAGCTAGGCCTGAAATTATTGTTGGCACACCTGGTAGGCTGTGGGAACTTATGTCAGGAGGAGAGAAACACCTTGTTGAG TTACATTCATTGTCTTTCTTTGTGCTGGATGAAGCAGATCGGATGATTGAGAATGGACATTTTCATGAGTTACAGTTCATAATTGACATGCTTCCTGCAAATAGTGGAGCTATTGAGAAGTGTTCCCAGGATGTGCAGAATTGCACAACTGTCTCTAGCTTCCAGAGGAAAAAACGTCAAACTCTAGTGTTTTCTGCAACAATTGCATTATCTGCCGACTTCCGTAAAAAGCTAAAACGTGGAACCGTTAAACTAAAACAGTCAGCAACGTATGGATTGTCATCTCTAGAAGCTTTATCAGAAAGAGCAGGATTGAGACCTGAAGCTGCAATTTTTGATTTGACCAGTGAATCAATAATGACTAGCAATCTTGTGGAGTCCTTTCTTGA GTGTAGTGAAGAAGACAAGGATGCCTACTTGTATTACATGTTGCGTGTTCATGGCCTAGGCCGGACAATTGTTTTCTGCTCAAAAAATAATGCCTCACGTCATGTTGCTGCCCTTTTAAGCACCCTTGACATCAGTGTTTCTGTCCTTAATGGTGAGAGGCAGCAGCGAGCTCGATTAAAG GCACTTGATAACTTTCGCAAGAATAAGAATGGAATACTTGTAGCTAGTGATGTTGCTGCCAGAGGACTGGACCTACCTGGAGTTCGTATGGTTATCCACTATCAGCTTCCACGTTCAGCAGAA GTTTATGTCCATAGAAGTGGACGAACTGCTAGAGCTTCTACTGATGGATGCAGTATATTACTAGTCTCATCAAATGAGAGATCAAAATTTCCCTTTCTGTGCAAATCTTTTGGCAAG GATACTCTTCAGCGTTTTCCTATTGATGACTCTTACATGCCAGAAGTTAGGAAGCGGTTATCTCTTGCACGTCAAATAATTAAGATTTCATTGAAAGACTCAAAG GAAAAAGTAAAGGACAGCTGGATCAAACGCAATGCTGAGTCAATAGGACTAGATATGGAAGAAAATGACAGTGAAGAAGAAAGAGTTGACAAATGCAGGCAAAAGAAATCTACCGTAATGCAGTTGAAGAAACTCCAGCAG GAGCTCAACGTGCTGCTATCACGTCCACTGCAGCCAAAGTCCTTTTCGCATCGCTTCTTGGCTGGG GCTGGTGTTTCCCCTATGCTGCAGCATCAACTAGAAGAGATAGCTCAGCAGAAAGGGAGCAACGACAGAAGTCTAAAAGATAACAAAAGGAATTTAGTTATGATTGGTCAGGTTTGTGTAGAGCCTCTCCAGGCACTTCGGAATCGGAGGGCTGGTCCTGAG CAGGCATGCCTGAATATGAATATCAATGATCTCGCAGAGAAGCACCGAGACATGGAGAAGTTGAGAAGAAAACGAAAAGAGGCCAAAAGAAGAGACTGCCACTTGATCCCCCTCCCTATGGTTTTTTAA
- the LOC130809683 gene encoding DEAD-box ATP-dependent RNA helicase 13-like isoform X3: MGKLSKQTPKSEELNLDALPWNSSLSITNNLEGGFLSLEEIDESQYNLTIPDSGKEVEVNLKKRKRVVEDKVDDGNIKIDEEKKKKKKKKNMTKNVPTQVFETNVDELMDEDEFNAWHELRLHPLLMKEIYKLGFKQPTAIQKACIPAAAHQGKDVIGAAETGSGKTLAFGLPIFQRLLDEQEKVVNKQTLEDLDVAEIIAPRGLLRALIITPTRELALQVTDHLKAAAKSTKFRVVAIVGGMSTEKQERLLKARPEIIVGTPGRLWELMSGGEKHLVELHSLSFFVLDEADRMIENGHFHELQFIIDMLPANSGAIEKCSQDVQNCTTVSSFQRKKRQTLVFSATIALSADFRKKLKRGTVKLKQSATYGLSSLEALSERAGLRPEAAIFDLTSESIMTSNLVESFLECSEEDKDAYLYYMLRVHGLGRTIVFCSKNNASRHVAALLSTLDISVSVLNGERQQRARLKALDNFRKNKNGILVASDVAARGLDLPGVRMVIHYQLPRSAEVYVHRSGRTARASTDGCSILLVSSNERSKFPFLCKSFGKDTLQRFPIDDSYMPEVRKRLSLARQIIKISLKDSKEKVKDSWIKRNAESIGLDMEENDSEEERVDKCRQKKSTVMQLKKLQQELNVLLSRPLQPKSFSHRFLAGCENTKVQIKRPEEARLKL; encoded by the exons ATGGGAAAACTTAGCAAGCAAACACCTAAATCCGAAGAACTCAATCTCGATGCCCTTCCATGGAATTCTTCGCTCTCTATTACTAACAACCTTGAAGGag GGTTTTTGTCATTGGAAGAGATTGACGAGTCCCAGTACAATTTGACGATTCCTGATTCTGGAAAAGAAGTAGAAGTTAATTTGAAGAAAAGGAAGCGAGTAGTTGAAGACAAAGTTGATGATGGTAACATTAAGattgatgaagaaaagaagaagaagaagaaaaagaagaacatGACGAAAAATGTACCAACTCAAG TTTTCGAGACCAACGTTGACGAGTTAATGGATGAAGATGAATTCAATGCTTGGCATGAGCTGAGGCTTCACCCACTTCTTATGAAAGAAATATACAAGCTTGGATTTAAGCAGCCAACAGCAATTCAAAAGGCCTGTATTCCTGCCGCTGCTCATCAGGGAAAG GATGTTATTGGTGCTGCAGAGACTGGTTCTGGGAAGACTCTTGCTTTTGGTTTGCCCATCTTCCAACGCCTTCTTGATGAGCAAGAAAAGGTGGTGAACAAACAGACCCTAGAAGATCTGGATGTTGCTGAGATAATCGCACCAAGAGGCCTGTTACGAGCTTTAATAATAACCCCTACAAGGGAACTTGCCCTACAG GTTACTGATCATCTCAAAGCAGCAGCGAAATCTACCAAATTTCGGGTGGTTGCTATTGTTGGTGGGATGTCAACAGAGAAGCAAGAGAGGCTTTTAAAAGCTAGGCCTGAAATTATTGTTGGCACACCTGGTAGGCTGTGGGAACTTATGTCAGGAGGAGAGAAACACCTTGTTGAG TTACATTCATTGTCTTTCTTTGTGCTGGATGAAGCAGATCGGATGATTGAGAATGGACATTTTCATGAGTTACAGTTCATAATTGACATGCTTCCTGCAAATAGTGGAGCTATTGAGAAGTGTTCCCAGGATGTGCAGAATTGCACAACTGTCTCTAGCTTCCAGAGGAAAAAACGTCAAACTCTAGTGTTTTCTGCAACAATTGCATTATCTGCCGACTTCCGTAAAAAGCTAAAACGTGGAACCGTTAAACTAAAACAGTCAGCAACGTATGGATTGTCATCTCTAGAAGCTTTATCAGAAAGAGCAGGATTGAGACCTGAAGCTGCAATTTTTGATTTGACCAGTGAATCAATAATGACTAGCAATCTTGTGGAGTCCTTTCTTGA GTGTAGTGAAGAAGACAAGGATGCCTACTTGTATTACATGTTGCGTGTTCATGGCCTAGGCCGGACAATTGTTTTCTGCTCAAAAAATAATGCCTCACGTCATGTTGCTGCCCTTTTAAGCACCCTTGACATCAGTGTTTCTGTCCTTAATGGTGAGAGGCAGCAGCGAGCTCGATTAAAG GCACTTGATAACTTTCGCAAGAATAAGAATGGAATACTTGTAGCTAGTGATGTTGCTGCCAGAGGACTGGACCTACCTGGAGTTCGTATGGTTATCCACTATCAGCTTCCACGTTCAGCAGAA GTTTATGTCCATAGAAGTGGACGAACTGCTAGAGCTTCTACTGATGGATGCAGTATATTACTAGTCTCATCAAATGAGAGATCAAAATTTCCCTTTCTGTGCAAATCTTTTGGCAAG GATACTCTTCAGCGTTTTCCTATTGATGACTCTTACATGCCAGAAGTTAGGAAGCGGTTATCTCTTGCACGTCAAATAATTAAGATTTCATTGAAAGACTCAAAG GAAAAAGTAAAGGACAGCTGGATCAAACGCAATGCTGAGTCAATAGGACTAGATATGGAAGAAAATGACAGTGAAGAAGAAAGAGTTGACAAATGCAGGCAAAAGAAATCTACCGTAATGCAGTTGAAGAAACTCCAGCAG GAGCTCAACGTGCTGCTATCACGTCCACTGCAGCCAAAGTCCTTTTCGCATCGCTTCTTGGCTGGG TGTGAAAATACAAAGGTTCAAATAAAAAGACCTGAGGAAGCACGGCTTAAACTGTAG